In Candidatus Paceibacterota bacterium, one genomic interval encodes:
- a CDS encoding copper-translocating P-type ATPase, translating into MNQGQNVIYTCSMHPEIRETEPGNCSKCGMKLVPVENSRSGEASDHEMHDHHEHTMGSSGGMSFWEKFKMSMTMTMGMDHTGLAGREMARLMEIDIRNKFFFAFLLTIPIILYSPMGEMIFGLKLPSLIPATWILFILTTPVFFYAGWIFLYSAYKALQKRALNMSVLIAVGITAAYVFSLILTLMGSEDSFYEAAAMLITFVLFGHWMEMKSRRGTTDALQALFALVPPSARVVRDGEEAIIPTSEVKIGDILILKPGDKVPVDGEVIEGETAIDESLITGESIPVSKKAGDSVTGGSINQSGSVKFKATKVGKDTALAQIVKMVETAQNSKAPGQRLADKFAGYLVVVAVGGGLLTFFVWYFVMGESLMFALTFAISTIVIACPDALGLATPTAVAVGTGLGAKHNILIKDASTLERLSGIQAVVLDKTGTLTEGKPKITDIVCVKGFSEDEILRLSASVEMRSAHPLSRAVLEEANKRGINFSENAENFRSLSGLGLEATVEGRHVLAGTMKLMKDRNVDVSVLRGDFEQMLNEGKTIIMIAIDGKMAGVLAAADPIKSTAKIAILRMKELGLEVAMITGDNKKTGEAVGKQVGIDRVFSEVLPEEKSIYVKKLQDEGKFVAMVGDGVNDAPALAQADIGIAIGAGTDVAIETAKVVLMRSDPADILRAIRLSKATVRKMKQNLVWASIYNILAIPVAAGLLYPGYGIYLRPEVSALLMSISSIIVATNAVFLKSAEKDLINI; encoded by the coding sequence ATGAACCAAGGTCAAAATGTGATCTATACCTGTTCCATGCATCCCGAGATCAGGGAAACCGAGCCCGGAAATTGTTCGAAATGCGGAATGAAACTGGTTCCGGTCGAAAATAGCAGATCCGGTGAAGCCTCGGATCATGAAATGCACGATCATCATGAACACACAATGGGATCTTCCGGAGGAATGTCCTTTTGGGAAAAATTTAAAATGAGCATGACGATGACCATGGGCATGGATCATACGGGTTTGGCGGGGCGGGAAATGGCCCGGCTTATGGAGATCGACATCAGAAATAAATTCTTTTTCGCTTTTCTTTTGACAATTCCTATCATTCTATATTCTCCGATGGGAGAAATGATATTCGGTTTGAAGCTGCCCTCTCTTATTCCCGCTACGTGGATCTTGTTCATTCTCACTACGCCGGTATTTTTTTATGCCGGCTGGATCTTTCTTTATTCCGCATATAAAGCTCTCCAAAAGAGGGCTCTTAATATGTCAGTGCTTATTGCGGTCGGAATCACTGCCGCGTATGTTTTCAGTTTGATCCTGACCCTAATGGGCAGTGAAGATTCTTTTTATGAAGCGGCGGCAATGCTTATTACTTTTGTCCTGTTCGGGCATTGGATGGAAATGAAATCTAGAAGGGGAACAACCGATGCGCTTCAGGCGCTTTTTGCTCTTGTTCCGCCAAGCGCCAGAGTCGTCAGGGATGGCGAAGAGGCGATCATTCCGACATCTGAGGTTAAGATCGGAGATATTCTGATCCTGAAGCCGGGCGACAAGGTGCCGGTTGACGGGGAGGTCATTGAAGGCGAAACCGCGATCGATGAATCATTGATAACGGGAGAATCGATCCCTGTTTCAAAAAAAGCCGGAGATAGCGTCACCGGCGGTTCGATCAATCAATCCGGTTCTGTGAAATTCAAAGCCACAAAAGTCGGAAAGGATACTGCACTCGCCCAAATCGTAAAAATGGTCGAGACTGCACAGAATTCCAAAGCGCCCGGACAGAGGCTTGCGGATAAATTTGCCGGATATCTTGTTGTTGTGGCAGTGGGCGGCGGATTGCTCACTTTTTTTGTTTGGTATTTTGTGATGGGCGAATCTCTGATGTTCGCTTTAACTTTTGCCATTTCTACCATAGTGATCGCTTGTCCCGATGCATTGGGCCTTGCAACTCCCACGGCTGTCGCTGTCGGCACGGGTCTTGGCGCAAAACATAATATATTGATCAAGGATGCCTCAACTCTTGAGCGGCTATCCGGGATTCAGGCTGTCGTTCTGGATAAAACGGGAACCTTGACCGAAGGGAAGCCGAAAATAACGGATATCGTTTGCGTTAAAGGATTTTCTGAAGACGAAATATTAAGATTGTCAGCCAGCGTTGAAATGAGATCCGCGCATCCCCTCAGCAGGGCAGTTTTGGAGGAAGCGAACAAGAGGGGTATAAATTTTTCTGAAAATGCGGAAAATTTCAGATCATTGTCCGGATTAGGTTTGGAGGCGACAGTGGAGGGGAGGCATGTTCTGGCAGGCACCATGAAGCTTATGAAGGACAGAAATGTCGATGTTTCAGTTCTTCGGGGAGATTTTGAGCAAATGCTAAATGAGGGAAAAACGATAATTATGATCGCAATAGACGGAAAAATGGCCGGAGTGCTTGCTGCCGCTGATCCCATAAAGTCCACTGCAAAGATCGCCATATTGCGCATGAAGGAACTGGGTCTGGAGGTGGCAATGATCACCGGCGATAACAAAAAAACCGGAGAAGCGGTCGGAAAGCAAGTTGGCATTGATCGCGTTTTTTCCGAGGTTCTGCCTGAAGAAAAATCCATTTATGTGAAGAAACTTCAGGATGAAGGAAAATTCGTGGCGATGGTGGGTGATGGCGTGAATGACGCTCCTGCTCTCGCGCAGGCGGACATCGGGATCGCGATCGGCGCCGGCACGGACGTAGCGATCGAAACCGCCAAGGTGGTACTGATGAGATCCGACCCGGCCGATATATTAAGAGCCATCCGATTATCAAAGGCTACAGTCAGAAAAATGAAGCAAAATCTTGTTTGGGCGTCGATCTATAATATTTTGGCCATACCCGTTGCAGCAGGATTATTATATCCCGGTTATGGTATATATTTAAGGCCTGAAGTTTCAGCTCTTCTGATGAGCATATCTTCGATCATCGTGGCGACCAATGCCGTCTTCTTGAAAAGCGCGGAAAAGGATCTGATAAACATTTGA
- a CDS encoding YHS domain-containing protein — MSNKYKSLFRKIKALGYRIIPEPKAIDPVCGMEATKSLITYQYHGKTYYFCSDHCKDQFSQDPESHIAKK; from the coding sequence ATGTCAAATAAATACAAATCGTTATTCAGGAAGATAAAGGCTCTCGGTTATCGGATAATACCCGAACCGAAAGCTATTGATCCTGTTTGCGGCATGGAAGCGACAAAAAGTCTGATCACATATCAGTATCACGGAAAGACCTATTATTTCTGTTCTGATCACTGCAAAGATCAGTTCAGCCAGGATCCGGAATCGCATATTGCGAAGAAGTAG